In the genome of Harmonia axyridis chromosome 4, icHarAxyr1.1, whole genome shotgun sequence, the window TCGCTGAGTGGTGAAGAGGGCGACATGATCTCTTGTATAGCATTGATCAAGAAGATAAGAAATAACAAAACTTAATCACGTCTTCGGAAAGGAATAGAATCCCACAACTCTCTTATCTAGACTGCACTTACCTTATTTGAGTCTGCACGTATAGCATTCAGGATTTTCTATACATATCTGATACTTTTATCAACTCTACTGGTGAAAAGAAgagagaaaatgaaaatttatttttcattatagctttttattttcatattggtttatttatataattctttCTTCCACTTCTAGTTCTTCACTAGATTCGCTTAAAGTTAGTAAAAGGAAGTCAAATTTGTGAAATTTTAAAGGGATATGGttcttcattaaaattttttctttgatgtaAATCATGAATGTGTGTTTTGTTTTATCTTGGATACGAGGGTCGGGCATGAATACATAGTATTTTATCGGAAAAAGACAGTTGGAAATAAATAACTGTGTGGAATTTATAACTAGTATTTCTaagaaatggaataattttttgataaGTCTGCAAATAATTTATTGGCAATATAGAAATGAGAATTTGTATAATGAAGTACAAGTAACTGATAAAATTATTTAGAAATCAATGATTGCACAACAacataaaaatgtaaaaaccAATTCCTTCGGATTATCATTTCTATTCACTTCCTTGTCATATAAATTTTGTAGTTATTGCATTTCAGTTTTAAATTCAAGAAGATTGGTCAAGAACAAGATGattaatttaaatattgaagaatttcacaGGTTTCACAGTTAATCAGACAATAATTATAATCAAGAATACATGATACAATTagaatttttatgtaaaattttaattaaaataCTTCCCATTGCATTATCATAAATAGAAAATCACTATACAATAAACTGGTGGCGTGAAATTTTTGGTTTATATACATTTTGTGCTTGAATTACCCAACTGGTAAATTTCAACTCTACTACTATAACATgataacaaaatattgaattggCAAAAGGTATGAGATGAGATGAGATGAGATGATCGGTAAGGAATCATAacgtggaaaaatttgaaacactAATTAATTTGAACAGGTACCCTTTGAATTGGTATTGTTTCTTTCCATAACCAATTTATTGCTTGAATTTGACCCTGTTTCTCTAAAACGGGCCCGAGGATATCCCTGCATTGTTGATGATATTTGTTCAGTATCTCAATTTCCTGATCGGTTAATAAATCAATATTGATCAACTTCGTTTGCTTAGGACATAAGGTAATGGTTTCAAAGGTTAAAAACCCTCGGTTCTTGAAATTATAAGGTGGACAAGCAGGTACTATTTGAACTATGTCTTCAATCCTTATACCAAAATTACCATCTTCATAAAAACCAGGTTCATTAGATAAGAACATGTTGGATTCAAGACCTGGATCTTCCGGGTAAGGTCTATAAGAAATACCCATTGGCCCTTCATGCACATTCAGAAAGGATCCTATTCCATGACTTGTTCCATGGCCATAGTCCAATCCTACTTCCCACAAATACTGTCTAGCAAATGAATCTAAGTAATTGCCTTTAATTTTGCATGGAAAAATTGCGTTTCCAAGTTTCAACTGACCTTTCAAAACTCTTGTAAAACATTCCTTCTCGTAGCTTGTAGGTGTTCCAAAATGTAGAGTTCTTGTTACATCAGTAGTTCCGTCTTTGAACTGAGCTCCAGAATCACACAAATATAAGGAGTCTGTTGTAATGCGTCTGTCACTTGCTTCAGTGGGTTGGTAATGAATTATTGCTCCATTGGGTCCGCTGCTGCTAATAGTAGGAAAACTGAGGCCTATAAAATCATGCTGCAATTTTCTGAATTCTTCCAACTTTGTTGCTCCAGATAATTCAGTTACTCCTCCTTTAGGTACATTCTCTTCTAACCAGGAAAAATAACAACAAAGAGCTGCCCCATCTTTGATATGCGCATTTCGCATTCCAGCTACTTCAACAGGATTTTTAACGGCCTTCATCAATGTTGTAGGAATTATCTCGATATGTTGATTTTCCTTTGGAACTAgactatttaaaaaataattgatattatcTGCAAACCATACTTTTTCTTTCTCACATTTCTTCAGATATTCGTCAATTTCCTCGTAGGGATGTATACTGTACGTGAATTGCCGCATTTCATCCATCAAGTGCTTATTGACCTCTGCAGTCAATTGattcaaattgatgaaaattgctACTTGACTCTGTTTAACCACAAGATATGCAAAAAATAAGGGATTATAGTCTATATCTGAACCTCTCAGGTTGAGTGTCCATGCTATATCATCCAAAGTTGATATGACTAAGGctgtacaatttttttctttcatatgTTGTACAATACATTCAAGTTTTTCTGATATTGGTTTACCTGTATATTCTATTCCCAAAGGAAAAACTTTATTAGTTGGTCTTATCGGCCTCTCTGGCCAAATAATTGAAGTCAAGTTTGTCAATACGGGAATAATATTATGGCCATTTTTAACAAGTTGTCTCTTTAAAGTGTTCCACGTGAATAACATAAAAAGCCTAGGATCAACTCCAACATTCGAACCGTTTGGAAGATTTTTAGATAACCATACAGCTGtaagaaattaaattaaaaaattattccagaaaaataattgatgaaattaatataaatattctaaATTCAGCTCTAATGAATTTTCTCAGTTTTATATATACTGCAATTTTTCTctttatggtttattatttagaaataaaaattcaatttctcaaaTTGAATTGTGGTTTTCAATATCTGTTtgtaaattttcaaagaaaaaagttgtTCTTGCACAATTATAatgtgaaattcaaatttgattattgTGAAATTCCCCACTAAAGTGCTTTCACAATGtgatattatggattaaatTATCACAAGATAATATAATTACAATTAATCCCGATAACAATGATTTATGTATTTCCGATATCTCTGTAACTTGATGAAGATTAATTCAACCAATCAATATTCTCAGATCTTACactttttaaaattgaaattaattttataactTAATTCATCCTACCGAAAATATATGGAAAgttacaaaaataatttcaccaCGCACAAGTAATTTTGTTAGCAATAAATTATTACCTCTGTGGTAATCATGTTTATTAATGTTACTGTATTGAAtcatgaattatatttttgtataCAGAGCGTTTCAAAAAAAGGTGGCCCTGTCTCTAGGATAGGTGGAAAACCGAAAAATAATTGGGAtttgcaaaatgaaaatgtttcgtAAAGCCTTCGTATTCAAGATAAAGGACgttaaagaaaagaaaatttcacTCACTTTTTACGATTCTGCCGAAACTACTGGCTACATTGTaaagaaatttcatattcatattttggAAGCTGATACAtcccatgaatttttttttatatctgactcccatagaaggcgctagtgatACGGTTCATATTAAGTAGTATTGAACATAACTTTTTAATGttaaatttattcataaaaatttcaggtGAATTTTAACATAATTCAATTTTACACCAaaaaggtatagtatatccaaagttacttagaggaagctgaatatttcgattatacaagggttgtccaagtttctagGAATTCCTttgggccagtgaatttattgcctaacaatactttcaaatgaaccccGTTACTTATCAGATCGCGGTATCTACTTCAAatggacatctatggccaagcgtttttatatgGACTAGTTTAAGTGACTTTAGTATTTAGTTTAAGTGACTttagatatatagggtgtttttttttcgtggtatataactttaagttggcattactgttcaagatggcgactgatttaacagctgtcaagtgatttattctcagtttggtttggcaattcatcatgaatagactcacgcctgaacaacgcttgcaaatagtgcaattttatttcgaaaataatggtttacgtttactcttattgataactcgcatccccagagacgccgtacggtgcgtacagaagaagctattgctgctgtagagcgtagcattgaggaagacccgaatgagtctatccgccatcgagcacaggaattggatctgtgtccatccactttatcgaagattttgcggaaggatcttggtttgggtgcttacaaaatccaactcgtgcaagaattgaagacaaacgatcatcaagtaaggcgtagattcgtcgaatggacccaaaatgagattgccgttgttcccgattttcataagcgaattttgtttagcgatgaagcgcacttctggttgaatggctacgtaacaaacagaactgccgcatctggagtgaagctaatcctcaagtgtaggtcgaaacaccgttacatccagaaaaactgactgtttggtgcgctttatgggctggtggaatcattggtccctacttcttcaaaaacgatgatggccagaacgttacagtcaatggtgatcggtatactATCGATCGATTACTAtcgattactaactttttcatttctgaattgaacaaccatgatgtcaaggagctgtgttccaacaagacggcgcaacatgtcacacagctcgtgccacaatcgatttattgaaagacacgtttgggaccgcctaatttcacgttttggacctgtgaattggccaacaagatcttgtgatttaacaccgctagactaattgctgtaggctatgtaaagtcattggtctatgcggataagccacaaacccttgaccatttggaagacaacattcgccgtgttattgccgatatacatccgagccagccgtggcggtcatataccagaaatcatatttaaaatgtaatgccacaagattatcttgcggataaataagattcatgtcaatcgaataatccatcgttgttttattgcaatttaaagttctatagctctaacaaaaacaccctttactctTGGTAGAACTCGATTCAACGTATCGTTTtcggaatattttgatttttaaaattatgaaataataaccAATGGTGGTATTGAGTAATGATAAAGTTATTAATTAAACaagaaataacaagaaaattaaaataaagaacataaaataatattcaattagAGCAAGTGTTCGAAATGTTTTCACGAATACATAAGTCTATCCTTTTTTCTCAAGAATCCATTAATCTTCTAAACGGTTGGGGATCATTTATGAGATTATTAAAGTGACGTTGAATTCTGTCTTCCAATTCTTGACGTGAAATTACCTTTTTAACATAAAATTCCTTAAGTTACGACAGAATTGTGTAGCCCAAAGGATTACAATCGCATGACCACCTCTACCAATCCATCGGTTCGGAAAAtattatcatatatttttttacgcgcctaaaaatttttaattcacataatgcatatttattattgataattattAACTTGATTTTGATTAACAAATCTAACCTTGAAAAGTTGTGTTCATGAAGTCGCATGCGATGCTGTGTAAACGgtttatgtaataataatataataacttTATTCACCCAACAGGAAAGTAACAGGGTAATAAATTACATCAACTCAAAGAAAATACATGTGAATTCCttaaaaaactaaatgaaatggCAAGTATTCCAAAAAAATGATAGATATAAAGAAggaaacaaatataaaataaacaacTACAATAGACCAATGTTGTTAGCACAATCACAAAGCCTATACACTGGTGCTCGCTGGAGAATGTTGGTCCGAGGCGTGGGTAGACTAAATGTTGGAGAACCTCTGGCTGCCATCCTCGGGACGTGAATGTTTACCCGAGAGAGTAGAAATGGGCAGTCAATCCTTCCACTTAAAAGTTTTTGGGCGAATCTCGCGCACAGCTGAACTTGCCGCTTAATTAAGATTGAAAGCCTCAGTTCTTCCATTATGCCCGAAAGATCAACACCATGCTCCGGATATATGCCTGTTTTCCTATATACGACGTATTTCAGGAACTTCCTCTGAACTCGCTCAATGGGAGTAAGATGCGTTGCATAAATTGGGAACCAAATCATGTTAGCGTACTCCAACCTACTGAGAACCAGTGAAAAGTAGACATTTCTGAGAGCAGACAGATCGTCTAGCTCACGAAAGCTCCTGAACAGGAAACTCAAAGATTAACAGGCAGATGAACATATATCCTCAACATGTGAAACAAAACTCAGCTCACTGTCAAATAAAACTCCATTGAATCCATGGTAGAAAACATTCTTCTCTTTAAATACGAACGAATCAAACTCACAAAGTTAGGCGCAAAACCAAGTGAAGCTAGCTTGTTCAAAAGCAAATTATGGTCAACGGTGTCAAAGGCACGTGAGAAATCTGTGTAGATCACATCAACCTGATCTCCATCATCAAGGGACTCTGCTATGACTTGCGAAACTGTGGCTAGGTTAGTTACAGTCGACCTTCCCCGGACAAAACCATGCTGTGCTGATGATAAACTCTACTTAATATGGTGGTAAATGCCCGAATACATATCTCCTCATATACCTTGGCGAAGTTCGATAAAATGGAAAAAGGGTCTGTAATTCTCCACAGAAGACGAGTCACCCTTTTTTACCTCTTCTTTTACTGCCATTTAGAAGTATTCAACCGGTTTgtttcttttcaaaatattgttagaataatatatattgagttattgggtaAAGGTGAGCAAATTTATTCCAGtgaaatactctttatttttattcagcaatGACGACGTTTCGGCTATTGTTTGTAGCCATTCTCAAGTCACTATGAAATAAGTATTTCTATAACGGAGTAAGCACCatcgttattattatttgtatttatgATCTCTGAGATGCGAAAACTTATCGATACCTTAGTTCAAAAGTGTAACAAGTAGGAAATTGCaatatagaaataaatagaGATAAAGTTACACTAAGTAACTAAAGCATTTATAAATTTGGAGTTGTTGCATTTTTAGGTCGTGTCATCTATGAACTAAGAGATGGAATAGGATTTGTTTCAGTATTGGAATTGATAGAACGTTGTATTAGGAACGTTATACATGTAATAactcaaatttaaatattctgGACTTGTTACACTATTGAACTTAGGTATCGATATA includes:
- the LOC123679033 gene encoding xaa-Pro aminopeptidase ApepP, which produces MPPKSTSHLLKQLRELMVNNKYTKEPLHAYIIPSSDAHSSEYVADCDQFRAFISGFTGSSGTAVVTHDRACLWTDARYYLQAFQQLDENWTLMKESEPSTPSLPVWLSKNLPNGSNVGVDPRLFMLFTWNTLKRQLVKNGHNIIPVLTNLTSIIWPERPIRPTNKVFPLGIEYTGKPISEKLECIVQHMKEKNCTALVISTLDDIAWTLNLRGSDIDYNPLFFAYLVVKQSQVAIFINLNQLTAEVNKHLMDEMRQFTYSIHPYEEIDEYLKKCEKEKVWFADNINYFLNSLVPKENQHIEIIPTTLMKAVKNPVEVAGMRNAHIKDGAALCCYFSWLEENVPKGGVTELSGATKLEEFRKLQHDFIGLSFPTISSSGPNGAIIHYQPTEASDRRITTDSLYLCDSGAQFKDGTTDVTRTLHFGTPTSYEKECFTRVLKGQLKLGNAIFPCKIKGNYLDSFARQYLWEVGLDYGHGTSHGIGSFLNVHEGPMGISYRPYPEDPGLESNMFLSNEPGFYEDGNFGIRIEDIVQIVPACPPYNFKNRGFLTFETITLCPKQTKLINIDLLTDQEIEILNKYHQQCRDILGPVLEKQGQIQAINWLWKETIPIQRVPVQIN